The Gossypium raimondii isolate GPD5lz chromosome 2, ASM2569854v1, whole genome shotgun sequence genome segment TGATTCACTAATCTCATACTTTTTCTACCTTGGCTTAATCAATTATACGCCAAACAACATATTGATACGATTTACGTTGGGCGGACTGTTACAGCTCACATGAGGTTGATTTTTTAAGATCAagattaaattaacataatatataaatgttgagggtcgaaattatttttatgctaattttttaaagatgcCACCATTACCTTgctggtgaccaaaaaagacaaaatcgaatagttgggtgaccattttgtaaattttcataacCAGGTGACCAAAAGAATACTAATTGTTGAGTGAccatttgtaactttttatagttgggtgaccaaaaaagaaatttactaataattgggTGACTACTAGTATAATTTATCCAAACTTTAAAGATATTCGTTGAGAATGTATGAAGCAATGGCTAATtagagtgttttttttttcgatAGGTAGCAGTGAGATAGAGAgttatagaattaaattaagggtaaactacctaGTTAGCCACTCATTTTTTAGGgcactttcattttggttatgCAATTTCGTCACCCAAGTGTTAAATCTCTAACACCCAAAATGAAAGTCTTACAATTTTGTCACCCAACTTTtaaaatgctttaattttagcCACCCAAGCATTAAATCTCTAACGGCGGTtaactatacatgccacatcATTTTAGGtcgctttcattttggtcaccccaaaaatatcatttttttaggTATTGATCGgggtaaaaaaaacattaaggaTAATGTGAAAAAAcaatagaaactaaaataattctttaaaaaatttatcaaagtgtACTTGTTTACCTACTTGCGAAAgttctaaatttcttttcttttcaatattgaaattttaaatttcaaaacatcaaaattaattaaataaattattgaaatttttatcttttgataGTGTTAGTcaatttgttattataatattgaaatcaattaatttaattaatttaatctccttctaaaattttaaattatatttgatattttcaaagtaaaattaactcaaataactcatcTTTAATAATTGTCTCTGAAAcacaaatttcttttgattatatgatATTGAATTTTCCATGCTAagctaaaagtaaagaaaaataattacaagtatTTTTCCCTTGCTTTTAGCTTAGTGTGAAAGATTCGAGATtgtataatcaaaagaaatttaagttttgtagacaattattaaatattaattatttgagttgattttgttAACGAtaattatgaaacataaaataaaattttaaaatttagaaggagattaaattaattaattcaataccATAGTAACAAATTAGTTGACATTATCAAgggataaaattttcaacaatttatttaatttattttgatgttttgaaattcaaattttctatattaaaaataaatttagaatttttgaaaatgggATAAAAAGtacaatttgaccattttgtgtagtattttagtttctaccacttttcactttaatctttgatttttttttccaatcaatacttaaaaagaaaaaaaatttgagtggGCAAAATGAAAACGACCTAGAAGTTGgataaccaaaatgaaaatataaacatgATATGACATATACAGCTAATTGTTGTTAAAGAGTTAATGTTTGGGTGATTAAAACGAAAGTACTCTAAAAGTTGAGtaataagattataaaaattcatttaaaatgatcaaaatattaaaaaatctaaaaaaaattgggtgACAAACTAGATTATTTactcttaaatttatttagaggttaaattgaaataataaatataaaaaagattgGGGCAGGCGAGTTTACACTAAACTCAACCccagaattttataaaattaactcaattcaaaataagaaaaagttgaagCTTAATGGATTGTGTTGATTCAAAACTGGGGTTTTATTTTGTACTTTTTCCCATCTCCAgcaatattgaaataaaatgacaaaattcttccagcataatattttttatttacaaaatttaaattaaacaaatagcTGATATTAATTATCCAGGCAGGCACTTTGTCTTTTCTTTGAGAAGAGCTTTAAAATTTGTCTCATCTCATATGACACCACTGTCTCTGCACCCTTCTGAATGTCAAATATAGTACCATCAAACTTGACAcccatttatattttaattatcacaatttttttttttgcattttctccattttccacttaattgaattttaggaATTCCTATAATTGGTAATTCTTAtagtttttaagattttttaagattttgaacttttttatataatttcaaagAATATACAGAAACAATAAGTTGTAATAACAAAGcaggaaaaaaaaacacatctttttttgtttcctattcaaaattgatgatgaatttggtAATATGATTTGTTCATTCTAACTCCACTTATGCTGTTTCTAGCAGCCATGATTTCATTGAGCGAAAGCCTCTTCTTTGCACCTCCTGATTCTGGTCTTTGCTTTGGGGCACTGTAAGATCGTAATTTCGCCTTAAACGATTGTGTGTTGGTCATATAGTTGGGGAAGTTGGAATATGGCCTAAAATATCCGTCCCCGCACACACTCTGAGTCGGTGTCGTAGGAGCATTGGACCGACCTGCATTGCCAAAACGAGGAGTATTGTGAGCGGTAGCAAACCTACATTCGTCACCGCCACTGAAGCACCATTCGAAATCATTCAGATTTTGGTAATGGGGTAACGATGTTCGGGGCGGAACCAGACGTGGAAGAGGTGATGAGATTGTTTGATAAGGCAAGTCATCCCCGCATTCGGATAACGCGGTGTTGAACCGATGAGACCTTGATCTTGTCTTCAACGTGTCGATTTCAACTATTTTCGGGTTGTCATCATACGCATTGATTTCACTCCTCCATTCATCAAATCTTTcctgaaaatgaaatgaataacATCACCTAAATGACACATTAGAAAAACTTCAAGTGTTATGACAATGCTACGTACAATCGATTTCCGAGGCTGGTTTTCCGAATGGTAGCGATTCTCCTTATTGAAGGAGCGGCGCATCCGTTGAGATCGGACTGTGGATTGGGCTCGGATAAGAGCTTGCATACTGTGGAGAGTTGCGGCAGCCCTCTTCCTCACAAGATAACCTCTAACAAGAGCTTGCAACCTCACCAGTCCTTTCAATGCTCTAAGTGCTTTCCGTGACTAaaaaatataagcaaattaGATTTAACAAATGGACCCATTAGTCAAAAGGTCATCAATTCTTTAATGTAGTA includes the following:
- the LOC105788016 gene encoding protein IQ-domain 26, which produces MGKTTRWLKSVLGMKKEKEKTPIQHSVLYDKNDKKRWSFAKSGKDVDANSQTPSAVTDAAWLRSYFAETEKVQNKHAVAVAAATAAAADAAMAAAQAAVAVVRLTSNARASFLAGGKEKWAAVKIQAAFRGYLSRKALRALKGLVRLQALVRGYLVRKRAAATLHSMQALIRAQSTVRSQRMRRSFNKENRYHSENQPRKSIERFDEWRSEINAYDDNPKIVEIDTLKTRSRSHRFNTALSECGDDLPYQTISSPLPRLVPPRTSLPHYQNLNDFEWCFSGGDECRFATAHNTPRFGNAGRSNAPTTPTQSVCGDGYFRPYSNFPNYMTNTQSFKAKLRSYSAPKQRPESGGAKKRLSLNEIMAARNSISGVRMNKSYYQIHHQF